The proteins below come from a single Halostagnicola larsenii XH-48 genomic window:
- a CDS encoding DUF7511 domain-containing protein: MSNVSRHDVSDGDALESASESVAALEHVTAEYEDGPNACTMYPRNCTDHEIATHWITAETGSYVDLSDMR, from the coding sequence ATGTCCAACGTTTCACGTCACGATGTCTCGGACGGCGATGCGCTCGAGTCGGCGTCGGAGTCGGTTGCTGCACTCGAACACGTCACGGCAGAGTACGAGGACGGTCCGAACGCCTGTACGATGTACCCTCGAAACTGCACCGACCACGAGATCGCCACCCACTGGATCACCGCCGAGACGGGTTCGTACGTCGATCTCTCGGACATGCGCTAA
- a CDS encoding DoxX family protein, translating into MADTTANRLESTLGGVRLEGRPHQLSAWAIVGLRLVMGWVMLSAGWGKFTGGFSAYGYLSNVDPASPASGIFGAMAENASMMAAVDVIVPATQIMIGLALLAGLFVRLAAFGAATQMVLFYLGSWDVAGGLVNDQFVYAAVFLALGAFAAGRVLGVDRYLEEHSLVERVPTLRYLLG; encoded by the coding sequence ATGGCAGATACTACGGCAAACCGGTTGGAAAGCACGCTCGGTGGGGTTCGACTCGAGGGACGTCCACACCAACTCAGCGCGTGGGCGATCGTCGGCCTTCGACTCGTCATGGGTTGGGTTATGCTGTCGGCAGGGTGGGGAAAGTTCACGGGCGGCTTTAGCGCCTACGGGTACCTGTCGAACGTCGATCCGGCGAGCCCGGCAAGCGGAATCTTCGGCGCGATGGCCGAGAACGCATCGATGATGGCCGCGGTGGATGTCATCGTCCCCGCGACCCAGATCATGATCGGACTAGCCCTGCTCGCCGGCCTCTTCGTCCGACTGGCCGCGTTCGGAGCGGCGACCCAGATGGTGCTTTTCTATCTGGGTAGCTGGGACGTCGCCGGCGGCCTGGTCAACGACCAGTTCGTCTACGCCGCGGTCTTCCTCGCGTTGGGTGCGTTCGCGGCCGGGCGGGTCCTCGGCGTCGATCGCTACCTCGAGGAGCACTCGCTCGTCGAGCGCGTCCCGACCCTGCGCTACCTCCTCGGGTAG
- a CDS encoding CPBP family intramembrane glutamic endopeptidase encodes MPTPTRSESPTRSVLVGFGLSVFAFVVVNALVAPLAFLEPALGDPNQQADRGPTIVMLLLNFGGFFLAGGIYLAVTGRGWSFVDLRIPTVRDWGWAIAATLGSILFIIVFGFLIQFLELPQAPNEVVNIIGDDQVLLLAMFAIVVFANAPAEEFFFRNIVQKRLYESFSRNGAVLAASAIFALVHIPSYLIGGPLYGTLVSLFAVFCGSLIFGYAYARTDNILVPTAAHAGFNLFQFGLLYLQLEYADSGELPSLLLEAAVAFVVL; translated from the coding sequence ATGCCCACCCCCACTCGTTCCGAGAGTCCGACGCGTTCGGTTCTCGTCGGATTCGGTCTCTCCGTGTTCGCCTTCGTCGTCGTCAACGCCCTCGTGGCGCCGCTCGCGTTCCTCGAACCCGCGCTGGGGGACCCGAACCAGCAGGCCGATCGGGGACCGACGATCGTCATGCTCCTGCTCAACTTCGGCGGATTCTTCCTCGCTGGCGGGATCTACCTCGCCGTCACCGGGCGCGGGTGGTCGTTCGTCGATCTTCGAATTCCAACCGTCCGCGACTGGGGGTGGGCCATCGCGGCGACGCTCGGGAGCATTCTGTTTATCATCGTGTTCGGCTTTCTCATTCAGTTCCTCGAGTTGCCCCAGGCCCCGAACGAGGTCGTCAACATCATCGGCGACGATCAGGTCTTACTGCTCGCGATGTTCGCGATCGTGGTCTTCGCGAACGCGCCGGCCGAGGAGTTCTTCTTCCGAAACATCGTGCAAAAGCGGCTCTACGAATCGTTCAGTCGGAACGGCGCGGTCCTCGCGGCGAGTGCGATCTTCGCGCTCGTCCACATCCCGTCGTATCTCATCGGCGGGCCGCTCTATGGAACCCTCGTCTCGCTGTTTGCGGTCTTCTGTGGGTCGCTGATCTTCGGCTACGCGTACGCCAGAACGGACAACATCCTCGTCCCGACGGCCGCACACGCCGGCTTCAACCTCTTTCAGTTCGGACTCCTCTACCTCCAGCTCGAGTACGCCGACTCCGGAGAATTGCCGTCGCTGCTCCTCGAAGCCGCCGTCGCGTTCGTGGTACTATAA
- a CDS encoding acyl-CoA dehydrogenase family protein: MSSRIDFGQFDEGRGVNYWALDRTLQRELERIYTNEEFAWAEPRLASFGRTVGHTIADNADYIDDNGPVLEPYDKHGEVQNYVRYPAEQHENEELAYEAGIVADSFHAPPDREEPMPFSHNLAMQYLLSYADPGFDCPVAMTTGAALVLERFGGEEIAPYYGALTSRDSDDLIEGAMFLTEKQGGSDVGANETRAAYDEESGYWRLEGEKWFCSNVDAEGTLALARAEGAPAGTDGLSLFLVPHADPEGGAMTKRERRELAANASGRKGIPSAKLNDQYYRRLKDKLGTVSVPTGEVEFTGAKAILVGEEGNGFKQMTEMLNVERLSNAAASCGIMGRALLESRIYAANREAFGETIDRHPLMRADLVDMTVDHEAATAFTFEVARLFSERERLERENREKLENTRRRGENKRRRDENAEETYRLMRLLIPIAKARTARMAVDTASYAMEIHGGNGYVDDFVTNRLLRDAQVLPIWEGTENILSLDVLRALDREAAHEPFFEAVQDRLETVTHSALEDSAGVVESEYHDLAGALATLADAETDDAQLSAKRLAHYVFDVFTAALLLEQAQTALEGGDGRTALVARRFVANELADSEARGIIEGDRLPLEHFDPVVRFASVDPEALSESVPADD, translated from the coding sequence ATGAGTTCGAGGATCGATTTCGGCCAGTTCGACGAGGGCCGAGGCGTCAACTACTGGGCCCTCGACCGCACCCTCCAGCGCGAACTCGAGCGGATCTACACCAACGAGGAGTTCGCGTGGGCCGAACCGCGGCTCGCGTCGTTCGGTCGAACGGTCGGACACACCATCGCAGACAACGCGGATTACATCGACGACAACGGGCCGGTACTCGAGCCCTACGACAAACACGGCGAGGTTCAAAACTACGTCCGATACCCCGCTGAGCAACACGAAAACGAGGAGCTAGCCTACGAGGCGGGCATCGTCGCCGACTCGTTTCACGCTCCGCCCGACCGCGAGGAACCGATGCCGTTCAGTCACAACCTCGCGATGCAGTACCTGCTCAGTTACGCCGACCCCGGTTTCGACTGCCCCGTCGCGATGACGACGGGCGCGGCGCTCGTTCTCGAGCGGTTCGGCGGCGAGGAAATAGCGCCCTACTACGGGGCCCTCACGAGTCGCGACTCCGACGACCTGATCGAAGGCGCGATGTTCCTTACCGAAAAACAGGGCGGGAGCGACGTCGGGGCCAACGAAACCCGCGCCGCCTACGACGAGGAGTCTGGATACTGGCGACTCGAGGGCGAGAAGTGGTTCTGTTCGAACGTCGACGCCGAAGGGACCCTCGCGCTCGCTCGCGCCGAGGGCGCGCCGGCGGGAACCGACGGGCTTTCCCTGTTTCTCGTCCCCCACGCCGATCCGGAAGGAGGGGCGATGACCAAACGCGAGCGGCGAGAGCTCGCCGCGAACGCGAGCGGTCGGAAGGGAATCCCGTCCGCGAAGCTCAACGATCAGTACTACCGCCGATTGAAGGACAAACTCGGGACCGTCTCCGTTCCGACGGGCGAGGTCGAGTTCACGGGCGCGAAGGCGATCCTCGTCGGCGAGGAGGGAAACGGGTTCAAACAGATGACCGAGATGCTCAACGTCGAGCGGCTCTCCAACGCCGCGGCGTCGTGTGGGATCATGGGCCGCGCGCTCCTCGAGAGTCGGATCTACGCGGCGAATCGGGAGGCTTTCGGCGAGACGATCGATCGGCATCCGCTGATGCGGGCCGATCTGGTCGACATGACCGTCGACCACGAGGCCGCGACGGCGTTCACGTTCGAGGTTGCGCGGCTGTTCTCCGAACGCGAACGTCTCGAGCGAGAGAACCGCGAGAAACTCGAGAATACGCGTCGACGGGGCGAGAACAAGCGTCGACGGGACGAGAACGCCGAGGAAACGTACCGACTGATGCGACTGCTGATTCCCATCGCGAAGGCCCGAACCGCGCGGATGGCGGTCGACACCGCCTCCTACGCGATGGAAATCCACGGCGGCAACGGCTACGTCGACGACTTCGTCACCAATCGATTGCTCCGGGACGCACAGGTTCTGCCGATCTGGGAGGGGACCGAGAACATCCTCTCACTGGACGTGCTCCGAGCGCTCGATCGCGAGGCCGCCCACGAGCCGTTCTTCGAGGCCGTACAGGACCGACTCGAGACGGTGACCCACTCCGCACTCGAGGACTCCGCAGGGGTCGTCGAATCGGAGTACCACGACCTTGCAGGCGCACTGGCGACGCTCGCCGACGCTGAGACCGACGACGCGCAGTTGTCGGCAAAACGGCTCGCCCACTACGTCTTCGACGTCTTTACCGCCGCACTCCTCCTCGAGCAGGCCCAGACCGCTCTCGAGGGCGGGGACGGACGAACGGCGCTCGTCGCGAGGCGGTTCGTCGCGAACGAACTCGCAGACAGCGAGGCGCGAGGGATCATCGAGGGTGATCGACTGCCCCTCGAACACTTCGACCCCGTCGTCCGCTTCGCATCGGTCGACCCGGAAGCGCTGTCGGAGTCGGTGCCGGCGGACGACTGA
- a CDS encoding adenosylhomocysteinase yields the protein MTPYPPISEQLDDLEAAREEGRRKMDWAAQHMPIMSAVGDEFDADQPFEGERIAMAMHVEAKTAILVETLADGGAEVAVTGCNPLSTHDDVSAALDTHENITSYAKRGVDDEEYYEAIEAVIDLEPTVTVDDGMDLVAAIHEDYPELIDSIAGGCEETTTGVHRLRAMDEDGALEYPVFAVNDTPMKRLFDNVHGTGESSLASIAMTTNLSWAGKNVVIAGYGYCGKGVAKKAAGQNANVIVTEVEPRRALEAHMEGYEVMPMAEAAEVGDVFLTTTGNRDVVVREHFESMKDGVLLANAGHFDIEIDLDALDDLAVDRYEARDGVEAYEMDDGRRLNVIAEGRLVNLAAPVSLGHPVEVMDQSFGVQAVCVREMLENADEYDAGVHDVPDELDKEIAEIKLEAEGVDFDSLTDTQREYMGSWDHGT from the coding sequence ATGACACCGTACCCGCCGATCAGCGAGCAGCTAGACGATCTCGAGGCGGCTCGAGAAGAGGGTCGCCGAAAGATGGACTGGGCCGCCCAGCACATGCCGATCATGTCGGCCGTCGGCGACGAGTTCGACGCCGACCAGCCTTTCGAGGGCGAGCGGATCGCGATGGCAATGCACGTCGAGGCCAAGACGGCGATCCTGGTCGAAACGCTCGCCGACGGCGGCGCCGAGGTCGCGGTCACGGGCTGTAATCCCCTCTCGACCCACGACGACGTTTCCGCGGCGCTCGACACCCACGAGAACATCACGAGCTACGCGAAACGCGGCGTCGACGACGAGGAGTACTACGAGGCGATCGAAGCCGTCATCGACCTCGAGCCGACCGTCACCGTCGACGACGGGATGGACCTCGTGGCCGCGATCCACGAGGACTACCCCGAACTGATCGATAGCATCGCCGGCGGTTGCGAGGAAACCACCACCGGCGTCCACCGCCTGCGCGCGATGGACGAAGACGGCGCGCTCGAGTACCCGGTCTTTGCGGTCAACGACACGCCGATGAAACGGCTGTTCGACAACGTTCACGGCACCGGCGAATCCTCGCTGGCCTCCATCGCCATGACCACGAACCTCTCGTGGGCCGGCAAGAACGTCGTCATCGCGGGCTACGGCTACTGCGGCAAGGGCGTCGCGAAGAAGGCCGCCGGCCAGAACGCGAACGTCATCGTCACCGAAGTCGAACCGCGCCGAGCGCTCGAGGCTCACATGGAAGGCTACGAGGTCATGCCGATGGCCGAGGCCGCCGAGGTCGGCGACGTGTTCCTGACGACGACGGGCAACCGCGACGTGGTCGTCCGTGAGCACTTCGAATCGATGAAAGACGGCGTCCTGCTGGCGAACGCGGGTCACTTCGACATCGAGATCGACCTCGACGCGCTCGACGACCTCGCGGTCGACCGCTACGAGGCCCGCGACGGCGTCGAAGCCTACGAGATGGACGACGGACGCCGATTGAACGTGATCGCGGAAGGTCGGCTGGTCAACCTCGCGGCTCCCGTCTCGCTCGGCCATCCCGTCGAAGTAATGGACCAGAGCTTCGGTGTGCAGGCCGTCTGCGTGCGGGAGATGCTCGAGAACGCCGACGAATACGACGCCGGCGTCCACGACGTCCCCGACGAACTGGACAAAGAGATCGCCGAAATCAAACTCGAGGCCGAAGGCGTCGATTTCGACTCCCTGACCGACACCCAGCGCGAGTACATGGGTTCGTGGGACCACGGGACGTAA
- a CDS encoding SWIM zinc finger family protein, whose translation MITTASPKTSLPVPTDRRLEERSLRARTEAMSVLALGDGLYEVESESEHTYLVDLEAGRCTCPDHVFRNVRCKHVRRVAIEITAGRVPPLGRIAVECTDCGESVFVDEDVDGPFYCERHRIYPGATVRDRETGDRLTVVDVSDRRADAVQIPDASTTVAEYGTNENYDPDVPVVGTVYPHATVARNGVVPASLKVYVFPRTRLERVRTDDRN comes from the coding sequence ATGATAACAACCGCGTCACCGAAAACCAGCCTTCCAGTACCGACCGATAGACGACTCGAGGAGCGATCGCTTCGCGCGCGCACGGAGGCGATGTCCGTGCTCGCACTCGGCGACGGCCTCTACGAGGTCGAATCCGAGAGCGAACACACCTACCTCGTCGACCTCGAGGCGGGGCGGTGTACCTGTCCGGACCACGTCTTCCGGAACGTCCGCTGTAAGCACGTTCGCCGCGTCGCGATCGAGATTACGGCAGGACGGGTCCCGCCGCTCGGCCGGATCGCCGTCGAGTGTACCGACTGCGGCGAATCGGTCTTCGTCGACGAAGACGTAGACGGCCCGTTCTACTGCGAACGCCACCGGATCTATCCCGGCGCAACGGTTCGCGACCGCGAGACGGGCGACCGACTGACGGTCGTCGACGTTTCGGATCGGAGAGCGGACGCCGTCCAGATTCCGGACGCGAGTACCACCGTCGCCGAGTACGGCACGAACGAGAACTACGACCCCGACGTCCCGGTCGTCGGAACCGTCTACCCCCACGCAACGGTGGCACGGAACGGCGTCGTTCCGGCGTCGCTGAAGGTCTACGTGTTCCCGCGAACGCGCCTCGAACGCGTGCGGACCGACGATCGGAACTGA
- a CDS encoding DUF7472 family protein, giving the protein MLERDSLIETGAAILSVLLMVSTMVYIGTTYSGSNGELSADGGQMLVAAIVGFVIFLTGVGVVLAYTLNDPEDGLENDVDTQGSA; this is encoded by the coding sequence ATGCTCGAGCGTGACAGCCTTATCGAAACCGGCGCGGCCATCCTCTCGGTCCTTCTTATGGTTTCGACGATGGTGTACATCGGGACGACGTACTCCGGATCCAACGGCGAACTGTCCGCCGACGGCGGTCAGATGCTGGTCGCGGCCATCGTCGGGTTCGTGATCTTTCTCACTGGCGTCGGCGTCGTGCTGGCCTACACGTTGAACGATCCAGAGGATGGACTCGAAAACGACGTTGACACGCAGGGATCGGCGTAA
- a CDS encoding nitrite/sulfite reductase has protein sequence MVHKKEEYKEECYGDEVREHILEFADEGFESIPEDERDKWFTRFKFWGLFHQRDGQESYFMMRLTNASGVLEPGQLRAIGEVARDYATGPVENPEFGNGFLDLTTRQSVQLHWLDLEEVPDVWEHLESAGVSSRSAGGDTMRNISGGALAGKIDEYVDSLALLEEFQEKCRGDDALSNMPRKFNISATGSKDGSAQDSLNDIGFEAARKEIDGEVVKGFNVRVGGGLGGRQPRAATPLDIFVTPENAYEVGRGFVELYHDYGNRTTRAKNRARFFVEDWGEEKIRETLQEEYVDFELKTAGEDFREEYTYNAGRPSGDGPRDYVGVGDQIDGKNYVGLTVPVGRLPAEDAIAIADLADEYGSGEIRLTRRQNCIITDVPDEKLEDLLEEPLLATYPPEPSVFDRGAMACTGTEFCSIALTETKARMAKMLRWLNANVELPDDVEQIRMHYSGCTADCGQAMTADIGLQGMRARKNGEMVEAFDIGVGGGVGENPSFVEWIQQRVPADEAPMAIKRLLEAFAAHREEGQTFRQWVEATGTEALVEFCEPAESDFEAPYMDDGKQAWYPFAKDVADSGSESSAAPSDD, from the coding sequence ATGGTTCATAAAAAAGAGGAGTACAAGGAGGAGTGCTACGGAGACGAAGTCCGCGAGCACATCCTCGAGTTCGCCGACGAAGGCTTCGAGTCGATTCCGGAAGACGAGCGCGATAAGTGGTTCACCCGGTTCAAGTTCTGGGGGCTGTTCCATCAGCGCGACGGTCAGGAATCGTACTTCATGATGCGCCTGACGAATGCGAGCGGCGTCCTCGAGCCAGGTCAGCTCCGCGCGATCGGCGAGGTCGCCCGCGACTACGCGACCGGCCCCGTCGAAAACCCGGAGTTCGGAAACGGCTTTCTCGACCTGACGACCCGACAGTCGGTCCAACTTCACTGGCTCGACCTAGAGGAGGTTCCCGACGTCTGGGAACACCTCGAGTCGGCGGGCGTCTCGAGTCGATCCGCCGGCGGCGACACGATGCGAAACATCTCCGGCGGCGCGCTCGCCGGCAAGATCGACGAGTACGTCGACTCGCTGGCGCTGCTCGAGGAGTTTCAGGAAAAGTGTCGCGGAGACGACGCGCTGTCGAACATGCCCCGGAAGTTCAACATCAGTGCGACGGGGTCGAAAGACGGCAGCGCGCAGGATTCGCTCAACGACATCGGCTTCGAGGCGGCTCGCAAGGAGATCGATGGCGAGGTCGTCAAGGGGTTCAACGTCCGCGTCGGCGGCGGCCTCGGCGGTCGCCAACCCCGTGCGGCGACGCCCCTCGACATCTTCGTCACGCCGGAGAACGCCTACGAGGTCGGCCGCGGCTTCGTCGAACTCTACCACGACTACGGCAACCGGACGACGCGGGCGAAGAACCGCGCGCGCTTTTTCGTCGAGGACTGGGGCGAGGAGAAGATCCGCGAGACGCTCCAGGAGGAGTACGTCGACTTCGAACTGAAAACCGCCGGCGAGGACTTCCGCGAAGAGTACACGTACAACGCCGGTCGACCGTCCGGAGACGGGCCCCGCGACTACGTCGGCGTCGGCGATCAAATCGACGGGAAGAACTACGTCGGACTGACCGTCCCCGTCGGACGGCTCCCCGCGGAAGACGCGATCGCCATCGCCGACCTGGCCGACGAGTACGGCTCCGGCGAAATTCGACTCACCCGCCGGCAGAACTGCATCATCACGGACGTTCCCGACGAGAAACTCGAGGACCTCCTCGAGGAACCGCTGCTCGCGACGTACCCGCCGGAGCCGAGCGTCTTCGACCGCGGCGCGATGGCCTGTACCGGCACCGAGTTCTGTTCGATCGCGCTGACCGAGACGAAAGCGCGGATGGCCAAGATGCTGCGCTGGCTCAACGCCAACGTCGAACTCCCCGACGACGTCGAACAGATTCGCATGCATTACTCGGGCTGTACGGCCGACTGCGGGCAGGCGATGACGGCGGACATCGGCCTGCAGGGCATGCGCGCCCGAAAGAACGGCGAAATGGTCGAAGCGTTCGACATCGGCGTCGGCGGCGGCGTCGGCGAAAACCCCTCGTTCGTCGAGTGGATCCAACAGCGCGTGCCGGCCGACGAGGCACCGATGGCGATCAAACGGCTGCTCGAGGCCTTCGCGGCCCACCGCGAGGAGGGACAGACGTTCCGCCAGTGGGTCGAAGCGACCGGCACCGAAGCGCTCGTCGAGTTCTGCGAACCCGCCGAATCGGACTTCGAAGCCCCGTACATGGACGACGGTAAACAGGCGTGGTACCCGTTCGCAAAAGACGTTGCTGACTCGGGAAGCGAGAGCTCCGCCGCGCCGTCGGACGACTGA
- the hjc gene encoding Holliday junction resolvase Hjc, giving the protein MSQAKGDRRERELVNLLDEAGFAVMRAPASGSATERELPDVLAGDGETFYAIEAKSSSGDPIYLTGEEVEALTYFAQNFGAKPRIGVRFDREDWYFFHPGDLHVTDGGNYRVKSETAIAEGTDFSEFVGESEKVTLEDIDEDGVDTGPDPEIVRVLNAVEQGVMDVEEAATLLE; this is encoded by the coding sequence ATGTCCCAGGCGAAAGGCGATCGCCGCGAGCGCGAACTCGTCAATCTCCTCGACGAGGCGGGCTTTGCGGTGATGCGCGCCCCGGCGAGCGGCTCGGCGACGGAGCGGGAACTGCCGGACGTACTCGCCGGCGACGGCGAAACCTTCTACGCGATCGAAGCCAAGTCGAGTTCAGGCGACCCGATCTATCTCACCGGCGAGGAGGTCGAGGCGCTCACGTACTTCGCACAGAATTTCGGCGCGAAACCCCGTATCGGCGTCAGGTTCGACCGCGAGGACTGGTACTTTTTCCATCCCGGCGACCTCCACGTCACCGACGGCGGCAACTACCGCGTCAAAAGCGAGACGGCCATCGCCGAGGGCACCGACTTCTCGGAGTTCGTCGGCGAATCCGAGAAGGTCACCCTCGAGGACATCGACGAGGACGGCGTCGACACCGGCCCCGACCCCGAAATCGTCCGGGTGCTCAACGCGGTCGAACAGGGCGTGATGGACGTCGAGGAAGCCGCGACGTTGCTCGAGTAG
- the priL gene encoding DNA primase regulatory subunit PriL yields MQRLHARYPFLEAARDSVATEAVDLATVVEQDGAVVERARERVVASLEKGTTGEAHREPRVELLSYPVARVLVSLGNESILVRKYARAEAETAFDRFTDDLEDTTELKSVETAGLDLADLLSEFDLEESIRAVGDGGYRVDVGTYLPLAGDLWEDEWRLVNQPLDNGEVPVDERELLTLLREAVRERIEDGLPFDVPDTIATELEDEAEEIRDVLAELDLTREIDTVVPDLFPPCMKALLDQIQKGEHLPHHSRFAITAFLASIGMETDDIVDLYRVNSSFGEEMTRYQTDHIRGDTSPTEYSPPSCATMQSYGDCVNKDDLCEQIPHPMAYYENRIDDADDDELEDWRETTAEGDA; encoded by the coding sequence ATGCAGCGACTGCACGCCCGATACCCCTTCCTCGAGGCAGCCCGCGACTCGGTCGCCACGGAGGCCGTCGATCTGGCCACCGTCGTCGAGCAAGACGGGGCGGTCGTCGAACGCGCCCGCGAGCGCGTCGTCGCCTCGCTTGAGAAGGGGACAACGGGCGAGGCTCACCGGGAACCGCGCGTGGAACTGCTTTCTTATCCCGTCGCTCGAGTGCTCGTTTCGCTCGGTAACGAGTCGATACTCGTCCGCAAGTACGCCCGCGCCGAAGCCGAAACGGCCTTCGACCGGTTCACGGACGACCTCGAGGACACGACGGAGTTGAAAAGCGTCGAGACGGCGGGACTCGACCTCGCTGACCTTCTCTCGGAGTTCGACCTCGAGGAGTCGATCCGAGCGGTTGGCGATGGTGGGTATCGAGTGGACGTCGGGACGTACCTACCCCTCGCGGGCGACCTCTGGGAGGACGAGTGGCGACTGGTCAACCAACCCCTCGACAACGGCGAGGTGCCGGTCGACGAGAGGGAGCTACTGACGCTCCTGCGCGAAGCCGTGCGCGAACGGATCGAAGACGGGCTTCCGTTCGACGTTCCAGACACGATCGCGACCGAACTCGAGGACGAAGCCGAAGAGATCCGCGACGTACTCGCCGAACTGGACCTGACTCGAGAGATCGACACGGTCGTTCCGGACCTCTTCCCGCCGTGTATGAAGGCGCTGCTCGATCAGATCCAGAAGGGCGAACACCTACCCCATCACTCCCGGTTTGCGATCACGGCGTTTCTGGCGAGCATCGGGATGGAAACCGACGATATCGTCGACCTCTACCGGGTAAACTCCTCGTTCGGCGAGGAGATGACGCGGTACCAGACGGACCACATCCGCGGCGACACGTCGCCGACGGAGTACTCCCCGCCTTCGTGTGCGACGATGCAATCGTACGGTGACTGCGTGAACAAAGACGACCTCTGCGAGCAGATTCCACACCCGATGGCCTACTACGAGAACCGGATCGACGACGCCGACGACGACGAACTCGAGGACTGGCGGGAGACGACGGCCGAAGGCGACGCCTGA